A genomic window from Streptomyces sp. WMMC940 includes:
- a CDS encoding type II secretion system F family protein — MSIPTVAILSGATIGGGLALLVRTLVRPQPDLAGTLEKLNQTGPLPGDQLVLSQDERWGSWLLPRLTRLPGVRIPRTDLALVGQPPAKFILTKAALAMTGFLLPAFFFTVWSLLGLTLAFVIPTAVCLGLALFLWYVPDLALRDTARRARDEFRHAIAAYLDLVALERAGDAGPTEALERAAAIGRGWAFRRLQDALQRARVDKVPPWDTLKTLSEELELPVLEDVADIMRLSAHDGAAVYATLRARAKSLRTELMSKDAEEANADSERMTAPGALLAVLMMLLIGFPAVIRIITG; from the coding sequence ATGAGCATCCCCACCGTCGCGATCCTCAGCGGTGCCACCATCGGTGGCGGACTCGCCCTTCTCGTACGCACCCTGGTACGCCCTCAGCCCGACCTCGCGGGAACGCTGGAGAAGCTCAATCAGACCGGCCCTCTTCCCGGCGACCAACTCGTCCTGTCCCAGGACGAGCGTTGGGGGAGCTGGCTGCTGCCCCGGCTGACGCGTCTGCCGGGTGTGCGGATCCCGCGTACCGACCTCGCCCTCGTCGGCCAGCCCCCGGCGAAGTTCATTCTCACCAAGGCCGCCTTGGCCATGACCGGGTTTCTCTTGCCCGCGTTCTTCTTCACCGTCTGGTCCCTCCTTGGTCTGACCCTCGCTTTCGTCATCCCCACCGCGGTCTGTCTAGGACTCGCCCTATTTCTCTGGTATGTCCCCGACCTGGCGCTACGGGACACCGCGCGTCGCGCCCGAGACGAGTTCCGACACGCGATCGCCGCCTACCTGGACCTGGTGGCCTTGGAACGGGCAGGTGACGCGGGACCGACCGAAGCGCTTGAGCGCGCGGCCGCGATCGGTCGGGGCTGGGCATTTCGCCGGCTTCAGGACGCCTTGCAGCGGGCCCGCGTCGACAAGGTTCCGCCGTGGGACACGCTCAAGACGCTCTCCGAGGAGCTGGAACTTCCCGTCCTCGAGGACGTCGCCGACATCATGCGACTGTCCGCGCACGACGGTGCCGCCGTCTACGCGACGCTACGGGCGCGTGCCAAGTCCCTGCGCACAGAGCTGATGAGCAAGGACGCGGAGGAGGCCAACGCCGACAGCGAGCGGATGACCGCTCCCGGCGCCCTTCTCGCCGTCCTGATGATGCTGCTGATCGGCTTTCCAGCCGTCATCCGGATCATCACCGGCTGA
- a CDS encoding type II secretion system F family protein — protein sequence MTQILIGLFAGLSVVGGIVVLVAGVVGTTEPATPGPVSRWRAAMASSQAEVRRRAQARARAAGAAAVGLAVWIVTGWFVLGLLLLAVAIGLPWLISPAKAANARIEQLDALAEWTRRLSDVLMLGTGLEQAIITSRKTAPAVLSAEVGELSARLLSGWRPEDALRAFANSLGDATADKVAAALILRSADRGPGLAAALTDLADSVRDEVRQRRQIEADRAKPRTTVRWMTFMTLGVVGFGAFSTEYVAPYGTVLGQLVLTLLLLGFGGTLGWMRSLASYRPTPRFLEPDRRSRVPVAKEATG from the coding sequence GTGACCCAGATCCTCATCGGCCTGTTCGCAGGCCTCAGCGTGGTCGGCGGCATCGTCGTGCTCGTCGCCGGGGTGGTCGGTACGACCGAACCCGCGACACCCGGGCCCGTGTCCCGCTGGCGCGCGGCCATGGCCAGCAGCCAAGCGGAAGTGCGAAGGCGGGCCCAGGCCCGCGCCAGGGCCGCGGGAGCCGCGGCCGTGGGCCTCGCCGTGTGGATCGTGACCGGATGGTTCGTCCTCGGCCTGCTGCTCCTAGCCGTCGCCATCGGCCTGCCCTGGCTGATATCCCCGGCCAAGGCGGCCAATGCCCGCATCGAGCAACTCGACGCCCTCGCCGAGTGGACCCGACGCCTGTCCGACGTCCTGATGCTCGGGACCGGTCTGGAACAGGCCATCATCACCAGCCGTAAGACCGCGCCCGCTGTTCTGTCCGCCGAGGTCGGCGAACTGTCGGCCCGCCTGCTGTCCGGCTGGCGTCCAGAGGACGCACTGCGCGCCTTCGCGAACTCCCTCGGTGACGCCACCGCAGACAAGGTTGCCGCCGCGCTCATCCTGCGCAGCGCGGACCGGGGGCCTGGACTCGCGGCAGCGCTCACCGATCTCGCCGACTCGGTGCGCGATGAGGTCCGGCAGCGCCGGCAGATCGAAGCCGACCGCGCCAAGCCGCGCACCACCGTCCGATGGATGACCTTCATGACACTGGGCGTCGTCGGTTTCGGGGCATTCAGCACCGAGTACGTCGCGCCCTACGGGACCGTGCTCGGCCAACTCGTCCTGACCCTGCTGCTACTCGGCTTTGGCGGGACGCTGGGCTGGATGCGTTCCCTCGCCTCCTACCGCCCCACTCCTCGCTTCCTCGAACCAGACCGACGCAGCCGAGTCCCCGTGGCGAAGGAGGCCACCGGATGA
- a CDS encoding CpaF family protein — protein MHGRPLHPDPTVQPVQHRTTVDPLPWHAHEPASQPAVERVRQEPSVDTHDMVDYAVATRLKKAVADKLAGLLKDNPGMGPQAQAQRGRALINEAVAVWSDTAAIERGHSTTPSEDRRLAEAIYDLLFRAGRLQKYLDDPRVENILVNGHDDVSIDYGDARRVRVPPVAESDEDLKELLRDLARRIGQSERTLSTANPFLALRLEDGSRLQAITEVTPRTYVTIRRHRVRDIDLPGLVDLGSIDTTLAAFLGALIRAKKNVMIVGTQGVGKTSLLRAMAREIPPDERIGTMETEYELFMHENGHHRQIVPMESRVGNGERVDGHNAGEITVSDLIYPALRMTLSRMVVGEVRGPEVVPMLRVMTNGEGGSLCTLHAREPHMVFDRIAELYMEYGGNMTESLAYKQAANGINFIVFVKMIDETAIGGRRHRFVSHVLEVTGTGEMGRPATNTVFGPNPEHDEPRAVPLMHPACLPDLMRVGFPAHLLDLQRGTWQAPLELKVRAT, from the coding sequence ATGCACGGTAGGCCGCTGCATCCCGACCCGACGGTCCAGCCCGTCCAACACCGCACGACCGTCGACCCGCTGCCCTGGCACGCGCATGAGCCCGCTTCGCAGCCAGCTGTGGAACGCGTTCGCCAGGAGCCGTCAGTCGACACGCACGACATGGTCGACTACGCGGTCGCCACTCGCCTGAAGAAGGCCGTCGCCGACAAACTCGCCGGCCTTCTCAAGGACAACCCCGGCATGGGCCCGCAAGCCCAGGCGCAGCGTGGCCGCGCCCTCATCAACGAAGCGGTCGCAGTCTGGTCGGACACCGCCGCGATCGAACGTGGCCACTCCACCACCCCATCTGAGGACCGCCGACTTGCCGAAGCCATCTACGACCTCCTCTTCCGAGCCGGCCGTCTGCAGAAGTACCTCGACGACCCCCGCGTGGAGAACATCCTCGTCAACGGCCACGACGACGTAAGCATCGACTACGGTGACGCACGCCGCGTCCGGGTCCCGCCCGTCGCGGAATCCGACGAAGACCTCAAAGAGCTGCTGCGTGACCTCGCACGCCGCATCGGTCAGAGCGAACGGACGCTGTCCACCGCCAACCCCTTCCTGGCCCTCCGCCTCGAGGACGGCTCACGCCTCCAGGCGATCACCGAGGTCACTCCGAGAACCTACGTCACCATCCGGCGCCATCGGGTCCGGGACATCGACCTTCCCGGACTTGTTGACCTGGGCTCCATCGACACCACGCTCGCAGCGTTCCTCGGCGCGCTCATTCGTGCCAAGAAGAACGTGATGATCGTGGGCACTCAGGGCGTGGGCAAGACGAGCCTGCTGCGTGCCATGGCCCGAGAGATCCCGCCCGATGAGCGGATCGGCACCATGGAGACCGAGTACGAGCTGTTCATGCACGAGAACGGCCATCATCGCCAGATCGTCCCCATGGAATCCCGCGTGGGCAACGGCGAGCGCGTCGATGGGCACAATGCCGGCGAGATCACGGTCAGCGACCTGATCTACCCGGCGCTGCGCATGACCCTCTCGCGCATGGTCGTGGGTGAGGTCCGTGGTCCCGAGGTCGTGCCCATGCTCCGCGTCATGACCAACGGTGAAGGCGGCTCGCTGTGCACGCTGCACGCCCGTGAGCCCCACATGGTCTTCGACCGGATCGCCGAGCTGTACATGGAGTACGGCGGCAACATGACCGAGTCGCTCGCCTACAAACAGGCGGCCAACGGCATCAACTTCATCGTCTTCGTGAAAATGATCGACGAGACCGCCATCGGTGGCCGCCGCCACCGCTTCGTCTCCCATGTCCTGGAAGTCACCGGCACCGGCGAGATGGGCCGCCCCGCCACCAACACCGTCTTCGGGCCCAACCCGGAGCACGACGAGCCGCGGGCCGTACCCCTGATGCACCCCGCGTGCCTACCCGACCTGATGCGTGTGGGCTTCCCCGCCCATCTGCTCGACCTGCAGCGCGGCACCTGGCAGGCACCGCTGGAGCTGAAGGTGAGAGCCACGTGA
- a CDS encoding SAF domain-containing protein, translating to MSTTEARPAGPMATTPATPPRSLTTRRRRPALIGLSIALIAAGGLAGAFTVLTSGEKTQLLAVARDVPYGRTVTANDLVVVSVGLDPALKPVKAAEKNSIIGQRAATELKAGALLAEGSVTDEPLVGDNEQLVGLRLKPGQLPASKLSPGTKVLVVSTPAKDTTAETSKQQDSKLPQTLPATVIEVGTADSSGSLTLDVAVAATDGPTLASRAASGNIAVVVEPRKADD from the coding sequence GTGAGCACCACCGAGGCCCGGCCCGCCGGTCCGATGGCCACAACGCCCGCGACGCCGCCGCGTTCACTCACCACACGGCGACGCAGGCCGGCCCTGATCGGGCTGTCCATCGCACTCATCGCGGCAGGCGGGCTCGCGGGCGCGTTCACCGTGCTCACCAGCGGCGAGAAGACACAGCTCCTGGCGGTCGCCCGGGATGTGCCCTACGGCCGCACCGTGACGGCGAACGATCTCGTCGTCGTCTCAGTCGGCCTCGATCCCGCACTCAAACCGGTGAAGGCGGCCGAGAAGAACAGCATCATCGGGCAGCGAGCGGCCACTGAACTCAAGGCGGGAGCACTGCTGGCCGAGGGATCAGTCACCGACGAGCCCCTCGTCGGTGACAACGAGCAGTTGGTGGGACTCAGGCTCAAGCCGGGTCAGCTACCGGCGAGCAAGCTGTCGCCCGGAACGAAGGTGCTCGTCGTCTCCACCCCCGCCAAAGACACCACGGCGGAGACGTCCAAGCAGCAGGACAGCAAGCTTCCCCAGACGCTGCCCGCCACGGTCATCGAGGTCGGTACCGCCGACAGCAGCGGCAGCCTCACCCTCGACGTCGCTGTCGCCGCGACCGATGGGCCCACACTCGCCTCCCGCGCGGCCTCCGGGAACATCGCCGTAGTCGTCGAGCCCCGGAAGGCTGATGACTGA
- a CDS encoding ATP/GTP-binding protein, giving the protein MSATKPETPGGGGGGGDGGGSGSGGSKKCLDDGKEIPCHSETFGWYMGDGCYAKALDPQPPADDPAFDGRPPGGAIYMQICLNGEAIVSQGWIWLQTPPNGPQVTPAQLAQQALEKLTLRGPDIGMAPEQGKTGVVGMPVWMWNNVSAETWGPNSASASVPGLTVTATAKATKIVWNMGDGNSVTCNNAGTPYEKSYGKKTSPTCGHVYSKASDKFTVTATTTWNVHWTGGGQQGDITVTRESQTAARIGEVQVVD; this is encoded by the coding sequence GTGTCAGCCACTAAGCCGGAAACTCCTGGTGGCGGGGGAGGCGGCGGCGACGGCGGAGGGAGCGGTTCCGGCGGGTCGAAGAAGTGCCTGGACGATGGCAAGGAGATCCCGTGCCACAGCGAAACGTTCGGCTGGTACATGGGTGACGGCTGCTACGCCAAGGCTCTCGATCCGCAGCCACCGGCGGACGACCCCGCCTTCGACGGCCGCCCGCCGGGCGGCGCCATCTACATGCAGATCTGCCTGAACGGCGAAGCGATCGTCTCCCAGGGGTGGATCTGGCTGCAGACACCGCCCAACGGACCGCAGGTGACCCCGGCGCAGCTCGCACAGCAGGCGCTGGAGAAGCTCACTCTGCGCGGCCCGGACATCGGCATGGCCCCAGAGCAGGGCAAGACCGGCGTGGTCGGCATGCCCGTGTGGATGTGGAACAACGTATCTGCTGAGACGTGGGGGCCGAACTCCGCCAGCGCCTCGGTTCCGGGCCTCACGGTCACCGCGACCGCCAAGGCCACGAAGATCGTCTGGAACATGGGTGACGGCAACAGCGTGACGTGCAACAACGCCGGTACCCCGTACGAGAAGTCGTACGGCAAGAAGACGTCGCCCACCTGCGGCCATGTCTACTCGAAGGCCAGTGACAAGTTCACCGTGACAGCGACCACCACCTGGAATGTGCACTGGACCGGTGGGGGCCAGCAGGGAGACATCACGGTCACCCGTGAATCGCAGACTGCTGCCCGGATCGGCGAGGTCCAGGTCGTCGACTGA
- a CDS encoding DUF5710 domain-containing protein has product MERVWLDVPFAEKDEAKAHGARWDTRAKRWYSPRPGVPGLRRWAALPEVPDLLPGEDRSFGSGLFVDLVPRSCWFTHVRSCVSPRDWERLRRMISCRADQRCEVCGRSEHREAGRWLEAHERWEYDTAAGVQRLRRLVCLCTDCHATTHFGLAEVRGRREEALAHLRAVTRMSRRQAEAHVRDAFAVWRARSALTWTLDLDILTGAGVEVVRPQPAEERQRIAWRTAEQERRTTASSGGTPPIPSPAAAPLPAPAEVTDAELTEALRQVLGRPATGGGTQWITVPRRPWFCHLCDSDVRPPEIALASVRELPDGAREIVAAPCEWAHVVAEAELPAAHHRAVMAAAADTLSAPGTAASWDADRGGLRVIRGRLADQRQERRRPLW; this is encoded by the coding sequence ATGGAGCGCGTCTGGCTCGACGTCCCGTTCGCGGAGAAGGACGAGGCGAAGGCTCATGGGGCCCGGTGGGACACAAGGGCGAAACGTTGGTACTCGCCCCGGCCGGGAGTGCCGGGGCTGAGGCGGTGGGCCGCACTTCCCGAGGTCCCCGACCTGCTTCCCGGCGAGGACCGGTCCTTCGGGTCCGGACTCTTCGTGGACCTGGTTCCGCGGTCGTGCTGGTTCACCCATGTCCGCAGCTGTGTGAGTCCCCGCGACTGGGAGCGACTGCGCCGGATGATCAGCTGCCGGGCGGATCAGCGCTGCGAGGTATGCGGGCGGAGCGAGCACCGGGAGGCAGGGCGCTGGCTGGAGGCCCACGAGCGGTGGGAGTACGACACCGCCGCGGGCGTGCAGCGGCTGCGCCGACTGGTGTGCCTGTGCACGGACTGCCACGCCACGACTCACTTCGGTCTCGCGGAGGTGCGAGGCCGTCGGGAGGAGGCGCTGGCCCACCTGCGCGCGGTGACACGGATGTCGCGGCGACAGGCGGAGGCCCACGTCCGCGACGCCTTCGCCGTATGGCGCGCGCGCTCGGCACTGACCTGGACCCTGGACCTGGACATCCTCACAGGCGCCGGGGTGGAGGTGGTCCGGCCCCAGCCGGCGGAGGAACGGCAACGCATCGCATGGCGGACGGCCGAGCAGGAACGCCGTACGACGGCAAGCTCGGGCGGCACGCCACCGATCCCCTCACCCGCGGCGGCTCCGCTCCCCGCCCCCGCGGAGGTCACCGACGCGGAACTGACCGAGGCCCTGCGGCAGGTGCTCGGCCGACCCGCGACAGGAGGCGGAACGCAGTGGATCACTGTGCCTCGCCGACCGTGGTTCTGCCACCTGTGCGACAGCGATGTCCGCCCGCCGGAGATCGCGCTCGCCTCCGTACGGGAACTGCCGGACGGGGCAAGGGAGATCGTGGCCGCACCGTGCGAGTGGGCCCACGTCGTGGCCGAAGCGGAGCTGCCCGCCGCCCATCACCGGGCGGTGATGGCCGCCGCGGCGGACACGCTGTCCGCCCCGGGCACTGCCGCTTCCTGGGACGCGGACCGGGGTGGTCTGCGGGTGATCAGGGGGCGCCTGGCAGATCAGCGACAGGAGCGCCGTCGGCCCCTGTGGTGA
- the mobF gene encoding MobF family relaxase, with protein sequence MITLHPLSSGSGIDYLLSTVAGDDMKAGVKDLAAHWAHGGDTPGEWLGAQAEAMGLTGRVSREAADAVFKDAVDPISGQKMGRAWPRYTPADDLYAQYLQSEPEASEARRQQLRAKADREGNRTARAGWEMVFSPVKSFSILWATADNEQRRRLEKVEREAFEKVFDRIEKEACWTRVGPTAAAQVQVPGKGLIGASFTHRSSRAGDPDFHRHLAVSAKVRTEDGRWLALDARPLHALAVEFSEQYTAEVERGMAAEFGVLAEARQNTVRPSRRPVREFLGVDAEMVGYFSQRRRSTEGALASLTRDFMAREGREPSRAESYKLAQSAALTARPDKRATTVEQERRAWRRRARQQGKRRPDKWIQHSREASRQAVLDAADADVRLSDVADRALEVLESQRAHWTRSNAAAEVYRQLVASGWHVRLDDASFDSAVRRVTDAVLDPRRCVRLDAPDTVALPERFQRADGTSLFEPVVTGRLFTSHALLAAEQELVEGATRPAPVRVLSAREVDEALAAADAERGFAPSEEQRCVVRNLLGSDVRISAVIGPAGTGKTTIMRLVREAAEAHGLPVLGLAGGQVQADNLAEEAGIRAENIARWRFMSERQGGPHWSLAPGQIVIVDEAGQASTPDLLALSRQVESAGGRLLLVGDPRQLGSPGVGGALELVKADAGAQYLTEVRRFRDADKTIRRWEVEAAAAVSRGEADASFDAYAQRGRMVHGGASHMIDALYEAWRKDRDDGLSAIMIASSNGLVAQLNARARDDLIARGEVDTAVEAALSDGNRAGAGDRVVTRANDRRLRTHDGRQWVRNGDTWTVEAVEEDGAVTARHARTGRLITLPADYVGAGAELGYAITKDRAQGVTVDAGHALFDASLDRSGAYPALTRGRYTNHAYLVTSQDADPETGEPGAELTARQVWQSVLRRDGSRHSATVVARRMREEARSVRTHTSRLTYVLDQIADDRARHAVAAVLGQDAAEQLTGAPAWPALRIQLGRLADAGFDTDRLLRATWNARGFLDENGVPVRDIAAVVHARNARAVDEDEGRPEEFRRADDAPRPATAPELVAMPQVRGDDVLAALGLVVPETDPRDDRETLAAARELAEAAQSRAVELAESAVLDAETGEGWAAFYGPEPGEADAAAAWRHQITAAALYRDLARHEGAEPTGPAPAAGGDGARLRALWRAAQDLPDPAVRAAELAAEGPAWLDVLGVRPAADDPARPLWDDAAAAVSAYRELWDFGHETVALGERPADPVSASDYDQAHTAIAAWRTGSGPRERVAVLDEQALGRADHAGRSAADRARRVGDALAELQRAEQARDAAEQVARDARNRAEVLRQVAQEPEQLARLRQLVRRADEAEAEALREGRSADEARQVLVALAPQALADRERERRGGEARRELARRALRGTADGEPQARQAPEAAEIAAWYLRPHGRLSDRQLRDAHRRALDAARAADSSASSLQERAAELSSAAAPGGRIERSVRALADQAAAIHRLRAAQERGEEAVREMAGNASRREEIAARLTATRLGVPVVRGGERRELEGTLEQLGRRAAQLQAEIALAERQRDEAAITAGAPGGHQRTLDEWERAGGTLPAALAAARDSAVRSSAAAERDARSMRARSRELRDEAAALRGGMSVRAALPDERRAAERQERQRAARGYVPGAEQGVAPLRPSAPRREGPGQGR encoded by the coding sequence GTGATCACGCTGCACCCGCTGTCCTCCGGGTCCGGCATCGACTACCTCCTGTCCACCGTCGCCGGTGACGACATGAAGGCCGGTGTGAAGGATCTGGCGGCCCATTGGGCGCACGGCGGTGACACCCCGGGGGAGTGGCTGGGGGCTCAGGCGGAGGCGATGGGGCTCACCGGCCGGGTGAGCCGGGAGGCGGCCGACGCGGTGTTCAAGGACGCCGTCGACCCGATCAGCGGGCAGAAGATGGGGCGGGCTTGGCCGCGGTACACGCCCGCCGATGATCTGTACGCGCAGTATCTGCAGAGCGAGCCGGAGGCGAGCGAGGCGCGTCGTCAGCAGCTCAGGGCGAAGGCGGACCGGGAGGGGAACAGGACCGCCCGGGCCGGTTGGGAGATGGTGTTCTCCCCGGTGAAGAGCTTCTCGATCCTGTGGGCCACCGCCGACAACGAGCAGCGCCGGCGGCTGGAGAAGGTGGAGCGGGAGGCGTTCGAGAAGGTCTTCGACCGTATCGAGAAGGAGGCGTGCTGGACGCGTGTCGGCCCCACCGCCGCCGCCCAGGTCCAGGTGCCCGGGAAGGGCCTCATCGGCGCTTCCTTCACGCACCGCAGCTCGCGCGCGGGTGACCCCGACTTCCACCGGCACCTCGCCGTCAGCGCCAAGGTGCGCACCGAGGACGGGCGGTGGCTGGCGCTGGACGCGCGGCCGTTGCACGCCCTCGCCGTGGAGTTCTCCGAGCAGTACACGGCCGAGGTGGAGCGGGGCATGGCCGCCGAGTTCGGTGTCCTTGCCGAGGCCCGGCAGAACACCGTCCGCCCGTCGCGGCGGCCGGTGCGGGAGTTCCTCGGTGTGGACGCGGAGATGGTGGGTTATTTCTCCCAGCGGCGTCGCAGCACGGAGGGCGCGCTGGCGTCGCTGACGCGTGACTTCATGGCGCGGGAGGGGCGCGAGCCGTCCCGTGCGGAGTCGTACAAGCTCGCCCAGTCGGCGGCTTTGACCGCGCGTCCGGACAAGCGTGCGACGACGGTGGAGCAGGAGCGGCGGGCGTGGCGACGGCGTGCCCGGCAGCAGGGCAAGCGGCGTCCGGACAAGTGGATCCAGCACTCGCGTGAGGCCTCGCGGCAGGCCGTGCTCGACGCGGCCGACGCCGATGTGCGGTTGAGTGATGTGGCGGACCGGGCGCTCGAGGTGCTGGAGTCGCAGCGCGCCCATTGGACGCGTTCCAACGCCGCGGCCGAGGTCTACCGGCAGCTGGTGGCGAGCGGCTGGCATGTGCGGCTGGACGACGCGTCCTTCGATTCCGCGGTGCGGCGGGTGACCGACGCGGTCCTCGATCCGCGCCGGTGCGTGCGCCTGGACGCGCCGGACACGGTGGCGTTGCCGGAGCGGTTCCAGCGGGCCGACGGCACGTCGTTGTTCGAGCCGGTGGTGACCGGGCGGCTGTTCACGTCGCACGCGCTGCTGGCCGCCGAGCAGGAGCTGGTGGAGGGGGCCACGCGCCCCGCCCCGGTGCGGGTGCTGAGTGCGCGGGAGGTCGACGAGGCGCTCGCGGCGGCCGACGCCGAGCGCGGGTTCGCGCCCAGCGAGGAGCAGCGTTGCGTCGTACGGAATCTGCTCGGGTCCGATGTGCGGATCAGCGCTGTCATCGGTCCGGCCGGTACCGGCAAGACGACGATCATGCGGCTGGTGCGGGAGGCGGCGGAGGCGCACGGGCTGCCGGTGCTGGGCCTGGCGGGTGGTCAGGTGCAGGCCGACAACCTGGCCGAGGAGGCCGGTATCCGGGCGGAGAACATCGCCCGCTGGCGGTTCATGAGCGAGCGGCAGGGCGGGCCCCACTGGTCGCTGGCTCCGGGGCAGATCGTCATCGTCGACGAGGCGGGGCAGGCGTCCACTCCGGACCTGCTGGCGCTGTCCCGGCAGGTGGAGAGTGCCGGTGGGCGGCTGCTGCTGGTGGGTGACCCGCGCCAGCTCGGTTCGCCGGGGGTGGGCGGTGCGCTGGAGCTCGTGAAGGCCGACGCCGGGGCTCAGTACCTGACCGAGGTGCGGCGCTTCCGGGACGCGGACAAGACGATCCGCCGGTGGGAGGTCGAGGCCGCCGCCGCCGTGTCCCGGGGTGAGGCGGACGCCTCCTTCGACGCTTACGCGCAGCGCGGGCGCATGGTGCACGGCGGCGCCTCGCACATGATCGACGCCCTGTACGAGGCGTGGCGCAAGGACCGTGACGACGGGCTCAGCGCCATCATGATCGCGTCCAGCAACGGTCTGGTGGCGCAGCTCAACGCCCGCGCCCGGGACGATCTGATCGCGCGCGGCGAGGTCGACACGGCCGTCGAGGCCGCGCTGTCGGACGGCAACCGGGCGGGGGCCGGTGACCGTGTGGTCACCCGGGCGAACGACCGGCGGCTGCGGACGCACGACGGGCGCCAGTGGGTCCGTAACGGCGACACTTGGACGGTCGAGGCCGTCGAGGAGGACGGTGCCGTCACGGCCCGGCACGCAAGGACCGGGCGCCTGATCACGCTCCCCGCCGACTACGTGGGCGCGGGCGCCGAACTCGGTTACGCCATCACCAAGGACCGCGCCCAGGGCGTCACCGTGGACGCGGGACACGCCCTGTTCGACGCCTCGCTGGACCGCAGCGGCGCCTACCCGGCACTGACCCGTGGCCGCTACACCAACCACGCCTATCTCGTCACCTCGCAGGACGCCGACCCGGAGACCGGGGAGCCGGGGGCCGAGCTCACCGCCCGTCAGGTGTGGCAGTCGGTCCTGCGCCGTGACGGCAGCCGGCACTCGGCCACCGTCGTGGCCCGCCGGATGCGCGAAGAGGCCCGCTCGGTGCGGACGCACACCAGCCGCCTCACCTACGTCCTGGACCAGATCGCGGACGACCGGGCGCGCCACGCGGTGGCCGCGGTCCTCGGGCAGGACGCCGCCGAGCAGCTCACGGGCGCTCCCGCGTGGCCCGCGCTGCGCATCCAGCTCGGCCGTCTGGCCGACGCCGGTTTCGACACCGACCGGCTGCTCCGGGCGACGTGGAACGCGCGCGGTTTCCTCGACGAGAACGGCGTCCCGGTCCGTGACATCGCGGCCGTGGTGCATGCCCGTAACGCCCGTGCGGTCGACGAGGACGAGGGCCGGCCGGAGGAGTTCCGGCGCGCGGACGACGCGCCCCGGCCGGCGACCGCGCCCGAGCTCGTCGCGATGCCCCAGGTGCGGGGCGACGACGTCCTGGCCGCGCTCGGTCTGGTGGTTCCCGAGACGGATCCACGCGACGACCGGGAGACCCTGGCGGCCGCGCGGGAGCTGGCCGAGGCGGCACAGTCGCGGGCCGTGGAGCTGGCGGAGTCGGCCGTGCTGGACGCTGAGACCGGTGAGGGCTGGGCGGCGTTCTACGGCCCCGAGCCAGGTGAGGCCGATGCTGCGGCGGCCTGGCGGCATCAGATCACGGCGGCTGCCCTCTACCGCGATCTCGCCCGCCACGAAGGTGCGGAGCCGACCGGGCCCGCGCCCGCGGCGGGCGGCGATGGGGCGCGTCTGCGGGCCCTGTGGCGGGCCGCCCAGGATCTGCCCGACCCGGCCGTGCGCGCCGCCGAACTGGCCGCCGAGGGTCCCGCCTGGCTCGACGTGCTCGGGGTGCGGCCAGCCGCCGACGACCCCGCGCGCCCGCTGTGGGACGACGCCGCTGCCGCCGTGTCCGCCTACCGGGAGCTGTGGGACTTCGGCCACGAGACGGTCGCGCTCGGGGAGCGTCCGGCGGACCCCGTATCGGCCTCCGACTACGACCAGGCCCATACGGCGATCGCGGCATGGCGTACGGGATCCGGCCCCCGTGAGCGGGTGGCCGTACTGGACGAGCAGGCGCTCGGCCGGGCCGACCACGCGGGCCGGAGCGCCGCCGACCGGGCGCGCCGGGTCGGGGACGCGCTGGCCGAACTGCAGCGGGCCGAGCAGGCTCGCGACGCGGCCGAGCAGGTGGCGCGCGATGCCCGCAACCGGGCGGAGGTACTGCGCCAGGTGGCCCAGGAGCCGGAGCAGCTCGCGCGGTTGCGGCAGCTGGTGCGGCGGGCGGACGAGGCCGAGGCGGAGGCCCTGCGGGAAGGGCGGTCGGCCGACGAGGCACGCCAGGTGCTGGTGGCACTGGCACCTCAGGCGCTGGCCGACCGGGAGCGGGAGCGGCGCGGCGGCGAGGCCCGCCGCGAGCTGGCACGCCGGGCCCTGCGGGGTACGGCGGATGGGGAGCCTCAGGCGCGGCAGGCACCGGAGGCGGCCGAGATCGCCGCGTGGTATCTGCGGCCGCACGGACGGCTGTCGGACCGGCAGCTGCGCGACGCGCACCGGCGTGCGCTGGACGCCGCGCGCGCCGCGGACTCCAGCGCCTCCTCGCTTCAGGAACGCGCGGCCGAGCTCAGTTCCGCGGCGGCTCCCGGCGGTCGTATCGAGCGGTCGGTGCGGGCGCTGGCGGATCAGGCGGCGGCGATTCACCGGCTGCGTGCGGCGCAGGAGCGAGGGGAGGAGGCCGTACGCGAGATGGCCGGCAACGCCTCCCGGCGCGAGGAGATCGCGGCTCGGCTCACCGCCACCCGGCTCGGGGTGCCGGTGGTCAGGGGCGGTGAACGGCGTGAGCTGGAAGGGACGTTGGAACAGCTGGGCCGGAGGGCCGCGCAGCTCCAGGCCGAGATCGCGCTGGCCGAGCGGCAGCGTGACGAAGCGGCGATCACTGCCGGTGCCCCTGGCGGTCACCAGCGGACGCTGGACGAGTGGGAGAGGGCCGGGGGCACCCTTCCCGCGGCTCTGGCGGCCGCCCGCGACAGTGCCGTCCGCAGCTCGGCCGCGGCCGAGCGCGATGCGAGGTCCATGCGGGCCCGCTCGCGGGAACTGCGTGACGAGGCCGCCGCTCTGCGCGGGGGGATGAGTGTGCGGGCGGCCCTGCCCGACGAGCGCCGCGCCGCCGAGCGGCAGGAGCGGCAGCGCGCGGCCCGGGGGTACGTGCCGGGGGCCGAGCAGGGCGTCGCGCCGCTGCGGCCGTCCGCTCCCCGTAGGGAGGGGCCGGGACAGGGCCGATGA